Proteins from one Microtus pennsylvanicus isolate mMicPen1 chromosome 7, mMicPen1.hap1, whole genome shotgun sequence genomic window:
- the Tcp11 gene encoding T-complex protein 11 homolog — MPDVKERASRKELSTAEGASREPHAGHTREEGSSTQGHRTRLAERVHDVSKLDCHSEEKTLSSTSLDSKGKETMPSDFWDHLKEQLLSVPPDFSCALELLKEVKEILLSLLLPRQTRLRSEIEEALDMDFLHQQADRGDLNVTYLSKYILNTMVLLCAPVRDEAVQRLENIADPVRLLRGIFQVLGLMKMDMVNYTIQSLQPQLQEHSIQFERAQFQERLNKQPSLLDHTTKWLTQAAADLTRPPANCPDTLDSSSTPGPSPSDAAASEPLSPAMVLSQGFLNLLIWDPENEEFPETLLMDRTRLQELELQRNHLTVLASVLLVASSFSGSVLFGSPQFVDKLKRITKSLVEDFNSRPEETMQTVSEQVTQEIHRSLKNMGLAPLSSDNSASLVGQLQNIAKKENCVRSVIDQRIHLFLKCCLVLGVQRSLLDLPGGLTFIEAELAELGQKFVSLTHHNQQVFGPYYTEILKPLISPGQSARVEAL; from the exons ATGCCAGACGTGAAGGAGAGGGCTTCCCGGAAGGAGCTCAGCACGGCCGAGGGCGCCTCCCGTGAGCCCCACGCGGGACACACTCGGGAGGAGGGGAGCAGCACCCAGGGACACCGAACAC GCTTGGCAGAGAGAGTTCACGACGTTTCCAAGCTCGATTGCCACTCCGAAGAGAAGACTTTATCATCAACCAG CCTGGACAGCAAGGGCAAGGAGACAATGCCCAGTGACTTTTGGGACCATCTGAAGGAGCAGCTGTTGTCTGTGCCCCCTGACTTCAGTTgtgcccttgaacttctgaaagAGGTCAAGGAG ATCCTGTTGTCCTTGCTCTTACCACGCCAGACCCGCCTCAGAAGTGAGATCGAAGAAGCTTTGGACATGGACTTCCTCCATCAGCAAGCTGACCGTGGGGACCTGAATGTCACCTATCTCTCTAAGTACATCCTCAACACGATGGTCTTGCTGTGTGCGCCAGTCCGGGATGAAGCCGTGCAGAGACTCGAGAACATTGCGGATCCTGTCCGGCTGCTGAG GGggatcttccaagtgctgggactgatgAAGATGGACATGGTGAACTATACCATCCAGAGCCTCCAGCCCCAGCTGCAGGAGCACTCCATCCAGTTCGAGCGGGCCCAGTTCCAGGAGCGTCTCAACAAGCAGCCCA GCCTCCTCGACCACACCACTAAGTGGCTGACCCAGGCGGCCGCAGACCTCACCAGACCCCCTGCAAACTGCCCCGACACACTGGACTCCTCCAGTACGCCTGGCCCGTCTCCCAGTGACGCTGCTGCCTCGGAGCCGCTCAGCCCTGCAATGGTGCTGTCCCAGGGATTCCTGAACCTTCTCATCTGGGACCCTGAGAATGAAGAGTTCCCTGAG acCCTGCTGATGGACAGAACCCGACTGCAGGAGCTGGAGTTGCAACGGAACCACCTAACCGTCCTTGCCTCCGTCCTGCTGGTGGCCAGTAGCTTCTCTGGCAGTGTTCTGTTTGGCTCACCGCAGTTTGTGGATAAACTGAAACGGATAACCAAGTCCCTGGTGGAGGACTTCAACTCCAG GCCTGAGGAGACCATGCAGACTGTGAGCGAGCAGGTGACCCAGGAAATCCACCGAAGCCTCAAGAACATGGGCCTCGCCCCTCTGAGCAGTGACAACTCAGCGTCTCTGGTAGGACAGCTCCAGAACATTGCCAAGAAGGAAAACTGCGTCCGCAGCGTCATTG ATCAGCGGATCCACTTGTTCCTCAAATGCTGCTTGGTTCTTGGCGTGCAGCGATCCCTGCTGGACCTTCCTGGAGGCCTCACGTTCATCGAAGCAGAGCTGGCAGAGCTGGGCCAGAAGTTTGTTAGCCTGACGCACCACAACCAGCAGGTGTTCGGCCCTTACTACACCGAGATCCTAAAACCCCTCATCTCCCCAGGCCAGTCTGCCAGAGTGGAGGCTCTCTGA